Part of the Nicotiana sylvestris chromosome 5, ASM39365v2, whole genome shotgun sequence genome is shown below.
AGTTGTGTTGTTCAATTCGAGGTTGAAGCTTTTTCTTGGAAAGCTTAAATATCGTTGGTCGGGCCCTTTTGTTGTGGTAAGCGTGAAGCCTCATGGAGCCGTGGAGTTGAGAGATATGAGTTCAACTGGCACTTTCTTGGTGAACGGTCAACGGATAAAACATTACTGGAGGGGTGACTTTTCACGTCACAAGACCTCAGTGGACTTGAAGGATGCTTGAGAACATGTTGAgtcgtgccgcaacgttaaatcaggcgctggatgggaggcaacccattgaaaTGTTGTAAccatcgtgccacgacgttaaatcaggcgctggatgggaggcaacccattgaaaTGTTGTAAccatcgtgccacgacgttaaatcaggcgctggatgggaggcaacccattgaaaTGTTGTAAccatcgtgccacgacgttaaataaggcgctggttgggaggTAACCCAATGATAGTAGTAGTGTTTGATTTTGAGCTTTAACTTACTAACAAATGCAGGCGACGAAGGGCGGGTGAAAGGACCATCAACCAGGAGCAAAACAGGtggaaaaaaatgcaaaaataaacgcCCAGGAGCGCGACTTCGCGCCCACTTCGTGCACAAGTTCGCGCGCCTGGGTGAACCATTCTGCCTGGAACAAAACAGCACCACGCGAAGAAACACGCGAACTCCAAAACTTCGCGCCAAAACTCGCGCGCCTGAGCGAACCATTCTGCCTGAAAACAAAAAAAGGACGCACGAAGCCTGCGCGAGCTCGCGCATTAGTTCGCGCATCTGACCAAACTCTTCCGgcgttttgtgtttttttttagttttagtttttctttttatttattttttagtttaattGGTTATTTGTTAGACACAATTACCCCCTCCTTCTAATAAACAATACCCGTTCCTCTCCCTCATTCTCACCCAAAAACGCCCAACTCCTTCACCAAATTCCAGCACCCCTGCCCCCATCCCCCTCTCACGATTTTCTTCCCCGAACTTACTAGCATCCTCCCCATTCTCCTTCACAAGGTATGAGCCCTAGTtgtagttttctttctttttctctttctattttcagattttttttctttttgtatgtTGTATCTTATGCCATTAGTGTAGATGTGTTTTGTGATTTGGTGTTCAAACTTGGTGAAATATGTTGTGGGGTTAGTTTGTTGCAAGTGTGGGGTGGGTGGTACTTGATTTGGGTTATGGATGAGATTTGTGGGAGGCCCTTGTTGCAAGACACTTACAAAAGAGTTGTGAGAGCCTAATGCCCATAAGGTGTTTATGGAAAGGCCTCAATGAGCATGATTATGTAGTTGTGACCAATTTGCGTGTGAAGTTTGAGTAACCGCATTAAGTCACACTATTTTTGTTAGGCTGATCTAATGTGTCCACGTTTTGCAGGTATTATGGCACTATCGAGAAAGCGCAAGCCCATGCGCCCAGCGCAACAGCTGCAACACTGTCATGAGCAGCGTCCTCTTCAGGAACTGCTAGAGTGTCCCGGCACACCACATTGGAGCAGGAGGTGGCTGATCTACGCACCTCCATGACTGATTTGGGCACTCGTGTGGACGCGATAGCTGACCGACAAGTCAAGTCGGAAAAGAAGTTCATGGGTTGGCTGCAAGCTTTGGGGCGTGCGTGCAACGTGAACCCCGAAACCGTTTCCGATCAAGAGTGAAGCTTCAGGGAAGTCTCTTTACCTCACTgctcttttaaattttaagtcatGGGGGCATGTCTTcttttttaagtgtggggtgggggattcTTTCATTGTATGTTGTATGTAGTTGTACAAATTGTcgggttgttttgtttgtttcatGTTGAATTGATAGTTTTTGTTAAGCAGGAGtagtttttttgttaatttagatAAATGGCTCGGCCCGACGACGGATCCCTTtcgacggggttcttgagggactgagtcgagaaaaaaaactgaaaaaattgtaggctcttcctgatgacggatcttttagaagattttcttgagggaagtgagtctagagaaaacaacaaaaagattttttatttttttcttaggtagtgtagcaatttccccttggtttttctttaagtcgcggttcttttccaagggtttagcttgaaccgggcataggtagtttttattgatgttttctttttgatttgtAGATTAGGGTAATGAGCTACGAGCTATAAAATTGAAAGAgaacccatagcgttgacacacctgaacacaatagaccttagagtgtaacgcttagtcctaattgttgaatctcactgaaagtgccttaatttgtatgtttgttaCTGAATTAAATGCTCGTAGTGGAGcatcttgatgagctgatctgaatgagtcatatgccatatgtggtgagtatttgtgtagtccatgtattgtacttgtgtctagaacttgcccggtatatgagttgaagcgaaattttaggtgatgctcgatttgaaaaaatgatgttaggctttctttgacctttttgagcttaattgcttatcacaaataaaatttgtccctagttaacccttttgagcctttagacttttgtttggcacccgcattacaagcctatacccttttgttcttaattaacattgttttgatccttttacctcttaaagcactttaattgtgagaggagcgctaaaagaagtaagcaggaaataagtgtggggtggcttttaagtggaaccaataaaaggatgaaaggtgcacttatATTGTAAACGAATgcaccactagcagaaattgagtgacaagaaaaataaactttatcaagaaagaagaagatgattacattgtgtcttgttccagctagtgggaatgaattaatagagtgcttaaagaagaagggagtatttgtgggatgatattgtgtgtgaatgagaagtgggttgaagaatttgcgctaaaaattgctcatgtgatgtgttaaagtgcttaggggttgagtcactattcctaaatacatcctacccgtcccttagcccacattacaaccatgaaaaagtcctaattgatttttgATCGAGCTAACCTACATTAGAAGAGATTTatattaagggcaagcttatggtaccaattgcatgcatgtgacctcttttgtgagagtgagtgatttccttgatatatgtgagtatatgaattgaatgtggtggattgaactcaatttttgttgatgtaattgtgagggcatatggTTCGTGACAGAAAAGCAAGTCTTAACTTCTGtgtagagtactttgaggaagtgtgaatattgcatggcacttgagagtcgactttgaggctaggattgttcactgctagacgtaatacatgtacattgttctaggtgtaatgcgttaagggaaatggttgagtgaaggattctctagagagtatagttgattgctcgaggactagcaatgaattaagtgtgggggtgttgataataggcgaaatttaggtgatttagctattgtttatgcttccgtttgattatattccaatgacatattatggttaattgatgaaaaataggctctaattgtgatatgtatacattgcaggatgaggagcctatATGATGCTCTCAAGAggatattggaatgatttatgagcaagaacaacccctcaGAGTTGAGTGCGCGCAAGGACGAGACGAAAAAATGGACGAAATCAAACTCCAGGTGCGCGAAGCCGCGCAGGAGTTCGCACGTAAGAAAGGCTGAGGCAGAATCATGTGCGAAGAAACGCGCGAAGTATGTGCGAGTTCGCGCGTGTCCGGTCCGGAAAAacgttatttaggggtaaaattgtAAATCTGGAGAGAaacccacttaacctatataaagtcaagctcgcccaaggtcAAGGAAGGGAGGTTTTCATAgtttagtgcaagaaatagagaggcaaggaggagttttgaccatcaagttcttcttttcttctcttgtttttgctattttgtgatgaaattgaacttatttgtgatgaacactagtatgagtggctaagacccattgttctagggtcatgggtaaaacatgaatgttgttgtttgaagtttaattcgACAAAGTCgatttatcatattgggttgtttatttaattctgttcttaattattttgctgagtagctaacagtgaaatactatctacgaatctttagttgaactcgaaagtgggaactttagattgcatatagaattaaatagagcaagttcttgaacccgggccTCGGGGAACGGGTTCgcaattgggatagacatatacccaattgccttgcttggttgaaatacaggaattgtaaatgcgttcttgttaatcttaattccatagacatataggcattgagttgacttgaataggcgagtaagtactcgacagattcttatgagtaatatcaaccatgtcaatcaataacccagataaattgattagtcattttaagccaagAACACAACACGATTGTTAACTATGCACGTGACTCTGGAATATCCTCTCTTACTGTTTGTTACTCGAAATTGCTATTCGTTTGGTTACTTTCTTTAGTTAGATTAATTCTTTATAGTttaagtagtaaaacaattacatATCTCTTTTGTGAACAGTCTCTTGGGTAGATAAAGAAATTGGGTTTGAATCagtcaacagttaatcataagtcttcgtgggaacgcactctactcactactctattacttgacgatcatGTGCACTTGCGTGAGTATTTTTGATcgcaacagatattatttaaattatctatttatcttttaaactaaaaataatgaGTTTACAATTATACCCTTGGATGCTCGACTTTTATTGACTTCTGGAAAAAAGGATAATTTTGTCCCCTTTTTCTATATCCATGTATAATTTAAATATGGATTAATTATTCCAGGCTGATAGTGATATAAATTTATACCATAATTGATGTATAACTTTATACAAAGATTAGTTATACATGATTCATAATGagttaatctaaacatgaattatCTTTTTTATATCGGACGGCCCCTTAGAGCTGTTAGTTTAGAATATAGCCGCTATTTGCCAAAAAGTTAAAAAAGTAGTTGTAGTTGCAATTGCAACTGCAACATTTTAATTCTGAAGATAACTGCATCATATGCGAGGCCAAAAACTCAAAAATTAATAAATGAGTTTTGACACAGTTACCTACAAAAAAAAACTATTTACTTTTGTCTACCCATTTATTTTTCTACCTATAAACTAATTGTATTTTCTACCCATAATAATTTTTGTGgaaaattttttctttattctccaattctttttttatttctatgcttcttttcttcttcttttttttttttttttctccttttcttttttctcgttttcttcttatttttttcttttttccttttctaatttcatttaacttctttttttttattctttttctcttcataatctaattttaTTTACCGTTTTCACTatcttttattattctttttttatacaataaaaaaaataactgaTATAGTAAATATTTGTTCACCTTTTTTTAATATAACTTGTACAATATaccttctattttttttctttctcatttcttaAATTCTATtattaaactaaaataatattAGTTGTCACTTGATCTAATTCACCGAATATCACATTGATTGCTACTGAACACCGTAAATTACATAATCAAATTCTAAGAATCAACACGTGATTGCCATGCAAACCTCGATCTACTTCCCTATAAGTATCAGTACACACTCTACCATTAGCAGTAATACAACTAGTTATAGAGCAAGAAAACATAATCTACGACAATCAATTCTCCATATATACTAGTTAGAAtaaaaatgacaataaaatatTGAAAAATGCAACAAAAGAATAAGTACGAAAAAAGACTTCTAGTACCATGTGATACCAATATGGTATATATGTATACCAACAGAGCATGTGATTTCTCTAGAATATTGCTACAACTATATGCGACTATATTAGTGTACCAAAACATTAAAGGACGcaataaaagtatgagaaaat
Proteins encoded:
- the LOC138868566 gene encoding uncharacterized protein yields the protein MDGDLVGEKRLLQLDELEEFRLHAYENAKLYKEKTKRWSDKHIQHREFEPGQEVVLFNSRLKLFLGKLKYRWSGPFVVVSVKPHGAVELRDMSSTGTFLVNGQRIKHYWRGDFSRHKTSVDLKDA